The following DNA comes from Peribacillus sp. FSL E2-0218.
TGCAGCCACTTCTTGCCTTTATTTTTCACACCGTCAGAAACGGCTGGATCATGGCAATTAAAAAAGAGATGCACCCATGGCATCTCTGTGTATACGTGTTTTTTATAGGGCACTTATATTGGTTTTTTTAATTTGTACCGGACCTAATCCACGTGGTAATTCGATATTTTCACGTGTTTGCGCATTTAAAGCTTCTGCAATATAATCTGCTGCAATATTCGGATCCAAGTTACCGCATGTATAGACATCGATGCTCGCATAGCCGTGTTCTGGAAAACTGTGAATCGTCAAATGTGATTCAGAAATGATGACAACCCCGCTGACTCCTTGTGGAGCAAACTTGTGAAAGGCAACTTCACGTACCTCTGCACCTGATTTCAAAGCAGCATCAACAAAAATCTTTTCAATCAAATCGATATTGTTCAGTTTTTCAAAGTCACAACCCCAAAGTTCAGAAATGACATGTCTACCCATTGTTTCCATAGTGTAAGCTGTTTCCATATTAAGCTTCCCCCTTACAATAGTTAAAATTAGTTCTGATAACTACCACGGGGGAAAGTTAGTCCAAAGAGGTCCTAACCCTTTAAGTAGCCATCATGCAAACCGCATTTGAAGAAGTTCACGATTCATAGTATATATGGTTTGAATTTTTTTTGCAACTGCAAATTTGAAGTTTTGGAAAGATAAACTGCTTTTCCGAATGGCCAAATCGAAGTTCAAGAAAGCCAGATTGCCTTCACTCCCGTTTATTGCTGTTGCTCATAGCTGCTAGGAAATCCATGAAACTGTTGAGAAAAAAGGGCAAAAAAAGTCGATCATGGAGAGTACTAATGGGGACCGTAACGTTAAGTAAAACCTCTATTACCTATCGCTTAAGAACGTCCCATTACACCGCAGGCGCTCCCTATCTTCGGCGTTTACGCTTTCGGCATCTCCCCTTGACTATGTAGCCGCAGGAGTATCGCTCCCCCTCCCACTCTAGATGAAAACTCCGGTTCAAATTCAATGCAAGGAATAAACTCGGGAGTAACTGTACCTCGATCGTTCCATCCATGATCGAAAGACAGCGGAACCTAAAAAAAGATGCCGCCTGCAAATTGCAGACAGCACCTCCTTCAAGTTGCTTAGCCCATTTTATAGGTCCTTCACAAAAGGTACACGATAATATCCGAGCAGGATCATTTTACGGATAATTCAACTTCCGCTGTTTTTTTCAATTCGGATGCCACCAATTTCACCAGGTCGACTACGCGGTTGGAGTAACCCCATTCATTGTCATACCAAGCTAGGACCTTCACTTTCCTATCGCCGATCATCATCGTTGTCAGCCCATCGATGATGGCGGAATGCGGATTGGTTTTGAAGTCACAGGAAACCAGTGGTTCCGTCGTGAACTCCAAAATCCCTTTCAGTTCATTTTCCGAGGCATCGATGAATGCTTGGTTCACGTCATCGATGGTGACATCTTGGTTTAAGTCCACAACAAGGTCGACCAAGGACACGTTAGGTGTAGGTACGCGGATGGCCATTCCGTGAAGCTTGCCTTTTAATTGAGGCAGCACGAGGGAGATGGCTTTTGCAGCTCCTGTCGTCGTAGGAATGATGCTTTCCGCAGCGGCACGGGCGCGTCTTAAGTCTTTATGCGGGTTATCGATATTATTTTGATCATTTGTATAAGAATGGATCGTCGTCATCAAACCGTTATTTATGCCGAATTTCTCATCAAGCACTTTTGCAACAGGCCCAAGACAATTAGTCGTACAGGATGCATTGGATATGATAAAATGCTTGTCGATTTCGAGCACTTCCTCATTGACGCCCATGACAATGGTAACGTCTTCATTTTTCCCCGGTGCAGATAAGATCACCCGTTTTGCCCCTGCCTCCAAATGAAGAGCCGCTTTGGAACGTTCATTGAATTTGCCTGTAGCTTCGATTACGATATCTATGTTCATCTCTTTCCAAGGCAATTGCTTTGGATCGCGGTTATTGATAAGTTGTACCCGGCGGCCATTCACAACAAGTGAATCATCCTCCGCTACAATGATTCCGTCGAATTTACCATGTATCGTATCATACTTTAGTAAATGGGCTAACGTTTCAGCAGGATAGCTTGCATTGATTGCAATAATGTCCAAACTCTCATCTAATATGGCCTTTCGGAAAACCATTCTCCCGATTCTCCCAAATCCGTTAATCGCTATTCTTGAATTCATTGTTCGGACCCTCCTGAAAAATATTAATGTTATACTTATTACCCCTCTTATGTAATTAGTATAACATAATTAAGATTAATTGTGCTAATAAAAATGCGGATTAATCCTGTTTTTTCAACACAAAAGGAAGAAACCTACTGGTTCCTTCCTTTAATGACAACTATATGACGTGCCACTCGTTGAGTATGGCCCTGACTTGCTTCTTCGTTTCCCTCAGTTCTCCATTATTATCAATGATCGCATCCGCTAGAGCTTTCTTATCAGCTAAAGGCATCTGTGAATGGATTCGGGCCAGGGCCTCCGCCTCCGATAGACCGTTCCTGTTCATCAAGCGCTCCAATTGAACCCGTTCATCCGCATAGATCAAAAGCGTTTTTTCGACCATGTAGGTCAGCTTACTCTCGAATAATAGCGGAATGTCCATGAATACCGTTTCTTTGCCTGCAGCAAGCGCCTCTTCCGTTTTGAGGCGCATCCACTTCCTTACCGCTGGATGCACGATGCTATTCAACAGCAGTCTTTTTTCCTGATCATGAAAGATTATCGATCCTAACTTGGCACGATCGATGGTCCCATCCGCTAATAAAATATCTTCACCAAATGCACGAACCACTTGATGAAAGGCTTCTTCACCAGGCTCAACGACAGCACGGGAAGCCAGATCTGCATCTATGATCGTGAAACCGAGCTCCTGTAAGTAGAGGCTGACACTGCTTTTCCCGCTGGCGATGCCCCCGGTGATTCCGATGATTTGTCCCATAAGCTCCCCCTCTCACATCCTATTTCATAACTTGAATAATCCGATTAATATCAAGAGCACACCCGGAAGAAAGGTCAAATGCTGAACCACTTTATTATTTGAAAGTAATTTTCCGCTTTGAATCCCGCTCCATATGAAGATTGAACTCATGACGGCGATGCATGCGGCGAGGATGATGGGGGAAATCCCGATCATGGCCGCGCCGACACCAGCCCCGAATGCATCCAATGATAACGCAAACCCCAATACGAGCGCTTCGACACCGGTGATCGTACCTGATTTATCAAAATCGGCATTCAAGGGTTTTTGTAAAATATTGATGACGACCCCAAGTGATTTAATTTCAAAATTGAAGATGATCTTTTCGTGATATCTATCATCCTTCTGATCTTTATCAGGCTTGAAATATTGGTATACCATCCAGGCACCAAGGAAAATGAGAATGATGCCCCCCGTTTTTTCAGCCGCATCTATGGATATGAGCTGACTGATGAATTGCCCGATGACCATCGCTATGCCTAAACTTAAAGCAGAACAAAATGAGATGACCGCTATTGACTTAAGCGGGATTTTCATTTTCCGCATACCAAATGTCATGCCTACACCAAAACCGTCGATACTAACTGCAAATGCAAGAAAGATAATTTGTAGCCACATCGGAATATTACTCCTTCCTTACTCGTTGCTACCCTAGTATATGGAAGGAGCCCATCCGATGTGTGTGAAATGCATGAGCTAAATTAACGGCTGGCATCGTGGGCAAATATGTGTGCCGCGCCCTGCTACAACCAGCTTTTCAAGCGGTGTGCCGCATGTTTTGCAGTCCTCGCCCTTTCGCCCGTAGACATTCAATTCCAACTGAAACATGCCGATTTGCCCTTGGGAATTGACATATGAACGAATCGTGCTTCCTCCCTTTTCGACAGCTTCACCAAGTGTGGCAATGATTTCAGCATGCAGTTTTTCGATTTCTTCCAAGGAGAGTGAGGAGGCTATCCTCTCCGGATGGATGCCGGAACGGAATAACGACTCGTCCACATATATATTCCCGATTCCCACGACAACCGTTTGGTCAAGGAGCACAGGCTTGATTTTCCTGTTCGTCCTGGCCAATTTAGCCCGAAGTCCCTCGACGGTGAAATCCTCGGATAACGGTTCAGGCCCCAAATGCAGCAAAGGCAACCGCTCCAATTCCTCGCCTTTGGCAAACAGGTGCATCGTGCCGAATTTACGAACATCGCGGTAGCGAAGCTCACTGTCGTCGGTGAACGTGAAAATCACATGTGTATGCTTATCATAAGGTTCTTCCTTTTGATGCACCCCGTATTTGCCTTCCATCCTTAAATGCGAAACCATCGAATATTCATCCAAGGTGAAAATCAGGAATTTGCCCCGCCTGCCGATTTGATGAATCGTCTGTCCCTTTAAGGCATGCTGAAACTGTTCGATCGGCTCGGGTGCTTTAATGATTTTTGGCCAGAAGACGGAGACTTCCTTGATTTCTTTTCCAAGGACAAGCTGCTCTAACGTTCTTCTGACTGTTTCCACTTCTGGAAGTTCTGGCATTACTATCACCTATCTTTTCTTATTTGGCATCAAACCATGTTGGCCCGAAGGCATAATCCACTTTAAGAGGCACGTTCAATCCGATGGCATTTTCCATTTCCTCTGGAACGATCACCTTCAGGATTTCGAGCTCCTCCGGCGGAGCTTCAAAAATCAATTCATCATGCACCTGTAAGAGCATCCTCGTCTTGAGCCCCTCCTTGATCAGGCGCTTGTTCATGTTGATCATCGCAAGCTTGATGATATCCGCGGCACTTCCCTGGATCGGCGTGTTCATCGCCGTACGTTCCGCAAAGCTCCTGATGTTGAAGTTCCTGCTCGTAATCTCCGGTATATAGCGCCTTCTTTGCATGAGGGTGGTGCTATATCCTTTTTGGCGGGCTTCATGGATGCTTTCTTCCATATATTCCTGTACACCTGGAAAGCTTCTTAAATACTTCTCGATGAACTCCCCAGCTTCTTTTCTCGTAATGCCCAGGCTTTGTGATAACCCGTAATCGCTTATTCCATAAACAATTCCGAAGTTGACCGCTTTGGCTTGGCGTCTCATGTTCGATGTGACTTCCTCCGCCGATACATGGAAGACATCCATCGCCGTTCTTGTATGGATGTCCATCCCAGCCTGGAATGCTTCCACAAGTCCGCTGTCATTGGCGATGTGTGCCAGCACGCGTAATTCGATTTGCGAATAGTCAGCCGCGAAAATGATCCAATCCTTCTCGGAAGGAATGAAGGCCTGCCTGATTTTCCTGCCTTCTTCCAGCCTGATCGGGATATTTTGCAGGTTGGGATCTGTCGAGCTTAAGCGGCCTGTCTGGGTCAAGGCTTGGTTGAAACGGGTGTGCACCTTATCCGATTTGCCATTGACCACTTTAAGCAAGCCTTCGATATATGTGGATTGAAGCTTCCCAAGCTGGCGGTACAGCAATATTTCCTTCACGATATCATGCTTGCTCTCCAGTTTTTCCAGCACATCAGCGGAAGTGGAGTAGCCTGTTTTCGTTTTCTTCATGACCGGGAGCTCCAATTTTTCAAAAAGGATGGCTCCAAGCTGTTTAGGTGAATTGATATTGAAAGCTTCGCCAGCCAAATCAAAAATCCTCGCTTCGATCGTTCTTAAGCGTCCAGCCAATTCCTGCCCCATATTTTTCAGACGGCCAATATCCACCTTTATGCCTTGCCATTCCATGTTTGCCAGGATGATCGATAATGGCAGCTCAAGGTCCGTCAATAAATGAAATTGCTCAAAATCATGAAGCCTATCAATCATCGGTCCTTTCAAAGAAAGGATCGCCTTCGATTTTCTGGCAATATGCTCGCTTAATTCAGCTTCACCAGGAATCATGCGTTTTGCGCCTTTTCCATAGAACACGTCATCGGTTTCAAGACGGATCGCGCCTTGGGTTTTCGTGATTTCCGCCACTTCATCCACTGACTCCGCAGGATCCAGGATGTAAGAGGCCAAAAATACATCAAAATCGATGCCCTTTATTTCGACTCCCCGATGGCGGAGTGCCACGACAGTTCGTTTCGCATCGAAAACCGTTTTCTTTTTCGTTCCATCCTCGGCCCAGGATTTGAATGCCGCGGAGTTCAAAGCACTATCACCATGGAAATAGAAATGACCAAGCTCATTACTGATGGCAATCCCGATGATGTCGGCACGATGATAATTATCCTCTAGAATTTCCACATATAGAGCACTTTCATCCGCATACATGCCTTCCGTCATTTCCGCCGTCTTGACCTCGATCTTTTCCTGCTCAAGCGGGACAGTTTCCGCAACATCCAATTTATCGAGCAAGGTCGAAAAGCCCAGCTCTTTATAAAATGAAATGACCCGATCCTGATCGATCCCGCTGTACTCGGTCTCGTTCAGGGAAACTTCAATCGGCGCTTCCCTCGTTATCGTGGCAAGCTCCTTGCTTAAAAGGGCCAGATCTTTATGTTCTTCTATCTTCTCTTTCAATTTTTGTCCGCTTACCTCTTCAATCGACTGAAGAAGGTTTTCTACCGTTTCAAATTGATGCAAGAGCTTAAGTGCGGTTTTCTCGCCAACGCCCGGTATCCCGGGGATATTGTCGGAAGCGTCTCCCATCAGCCCCTTTAAATCTATGATCTGCAATGGGGATAGTCCGTATTTTTCGTGTATATGCTTTGGTGTATATTCCTCGATTTCAGTAATTCCCTTTTTCGTGATCGAAACCGTCGTACTAGGGGAGGATAGTTGCGTCAAATCCTTATCACCGGAAATGACCTTGACCTCGAAGCCGTCTTTTTCTGCTTGTAACGACAGTGTACCGATGATATCATCTGCCTCATAATTCTCCAGCTCATACCTTTTTATTTGAAAACAATCGAGCAGCTCGCGAATGAAGGGGAATTGCTCGGACAATTCCGGGGGCGTTTTTTGGCGTCCGCCCTTATATTCCTTGAATGTCGCATGTCTGAATGTCGTCTTGCCCGCATCAAAGGCTACCAGTATGTGCGTTGGTTTTTCCTCTGCGAGTATGCGGTTGAGCATCATCGTGAATCCGTAAACGGAATTCGTATGCACCCCTTTATCATTATTCAGGAGCGGAAGCGCAAAAAATGCACGGTAAGCAATGCTGTTTCCATCTATGAGTACTAATTTTTTATCCATATCCGTCTACCTCCAGACCAACAGGTTTATGTATTTTCAGCTTCTATTTATATCGCAAAAAAAGCCGTTCATTTTCTCCCTCTATTCTACCATGAGTAGAAGCGGAAAGAAAAATGACGGCTATGCGGTTATTTTGTATTTCCCATTAACAAGCTTGCATAGGGGGAATCCGAGGGGAGAACGATGACCGTTTGATCGCCAATCGTCTTTTTGTAGGATTCAAGAGTCCGGTATAGTTTATAGAATTCCGGATCCTTGGAAAATGATTTATTATAGATTTTCGCTGCTTCCCCTTCTCCTTCTGCCCTGATCACTTCGGCATTCGCCTCCGCAGTCGAGAGCAACTCCTTCACCTTCCGATCCGTATCCGCAACGATCCGGTTCTTCGTCGCGTCACCTTTGGAAAGGTACTCTTGCGCTTTCGATTCACGTTCGGAAATCATTCTCTTGAAAACGGACGCTTCATTTTCAGCAGGCAAATCCGTCCTTTTTATCCGGACATCCGTCAAGCTGATGCCATAATTGTCATTTTGGAGCAGCTCGTTGACCTTTTCCGTTATGCGGTCATTTAAACTTCCTCTGGACGACTTCTCATCATTGATGATTTCATCATAATTCAATTGGCCCAGCTCTGAACGAACGGCTGAATAGATGAACTCCTCCATTTTCGTTTCCGCATTTTCAAACGTCCTTGCATTTGTAATCAGCTTCTTCGGGTCTTCGATTCTCCAAACTGCATAGTTATCGATCAGCATCCGTTTTTTATCTTTCGTATTGATTTCCGCCTCGGATACATCCGAACTCATTTGGTACTTCGGCAAGGTCATGACACTTTGGATGAATGGCACTTTCGCCTTTAATCCCGGGGTCTTATCGATCCTAACAACCTCACCGAATTGACGGACGACTTTATATTCCCCTTCTTTGACGATATAGACATTGGTGAAGACGATCAGCAGCAGGACGATGAAGATAATGAGGAAGATGCCGATCCTGAAATAGCCCCTCCAATGAAAATCGCCTTTTTTCAGCTCAGTGAAATCGATTATTTTCCCGCTCATCGTTGTGCGCCCCCTTCCGCTGTCGCTTTTTCCTCCGATGGATTCTCCTTCTTCGCTTCCATATCGGCAGCATCCTCTTCAGGAGCCGGCGCTTTTTTCGTTTCCTCTTTTTCAAGGGAACGAAGCGGTAAATATTTCATCGTATTTCCATCATCATTCATGATATAAATCTCGGCATTCGGCAATACTCCCTCTAGGGTCTCAATAATAAGACGGTCCTTCGTAATTCCCTTATTGCCTTTATACTCACTATATAGTTTTTCAAAAACCGCCACATCCCCGCGAGCGGCCTCGGTACGGGCAGCTTTATCCCCATTGGCCTGCGAAAGGATGGCGTCTTTTTCCCCTACCGCTTCATTCATCCGTTTATTTTCATATTTATCGGCTTCGTTTCTTTTCGTATTGGCCGTTTCACGGGCATCCGTCACATTCGTAAACGCTTTCCGCACTTCTTCATTCGGTAACTCCACATCCTGGAGCTTAACTGCTGAAATGGAAATCCCAACATCATACTTCTCCATTAGCTGGGTCAATAATTCCCGTACATCCGCTTCGATTTTCGCTTTCCCGGAAGTGAGTGCATCATCGATTTTCGTGCTGCCGATGATGCTCCTTAATGCAGCGGAAGTGGTGTCATACAATATTTTTTCCGGATCATCTGCATTGTATAGATATTTTGGAGGGTCGGTGATTTTCCACTGAACAACCAGGTCGGCCAGCACGATGTTTTCATCACCCGTAATCATTTTCGTCTCACTCGGGTAGTCCTTCACTTCTCCGTCCTCTTCCTTATATCCGAACTTAAGGCTGAATGTTTCTTTCGATAGCTTCTCAACCGATTGGATCGGCCAAGGCAGTTTAACGTGAAGACCTGGTTCCGTGATCGTCTCCTCCACCTTACCGAACGTCATGATGACAGCTTGATCGGACTCATCAACCGTGTACCAGGTCGTTATCGCAACAACCCCCAAAATTATAATAAGAAAAACAAGTCCTGTGATCGTATAGATCCTTTTTAAGCTAATGATAGGTATCACCCCTTCTTTGCCGTTATATCTTATTTACGCAAAGAAGGGTCTAAAGTTTCATGAAAATGAAATATTTGCCTAATTAAATTGCCGTGAGATAACTCCAGTCGCAAATGCCCAAAATAAAAGACAGAGACGCTTTGTCTCTGTCCGTGCTTAACTCCTTGGATGAGGGGTTGTACAATCATTGTACCCCGCCATTATGAAGTCCATTTTAAGGAATTGTAAACGCTATGTAAATTACCGCGAATTACATTTTTCCTTTTAAGCTTTTATTTAGCGTAACCGTAAATGTCGTTCCCGCGCCAGGTGTGCTTTCCACTTTGATTTTCCCTTTATGGACTTCAATGATATGCTTGACGATCGCCAGCCCAATTCCCGTTCCGCCCGAATCACGGCTCCTCGCCTTATCAATGCGGTAAAACCGTTCAAAAATCCTCGGCAATTCCTTTTCGTCGATTCCGATTCCATTATCTTGAACGGTGATGTCCACAGTCTGTTCATGTTCAATGACATTGACGGATACCCTTCCGCCATTTGGCGTGTAGGTCAGTGCATTCGTTATCAAATTAATGAACACCTGTTTGATCCTGTCCGATTCCCCTTCAACGAATACCGGGTTCTGTGATGAATTGATCTGAAGCATTACTTCTTTTTGCTTCAGCTTTCCTATAAGCATCTCCTGTATTTCACCAAGGACTTTCGTCATGTCAACGACGCCTGCTTTCAGAACGAATTCCTGCTGCTCCATCTTGGATAAATTCAAAAGCTCCTGAATGAGTTCCTGCAGCCGGTCGCTTTCTTTCAAGATGATCGATAAAAAGTGCTTCAAGGTTTTTTCGTCTTTTAGGGCCCCATCCAATAAGGTTTCCGAAAAGCCTTTGATGGAAGTGATCGGAGTCCTCAATTCATGGGAAACGTTGGCGACGAAATCCTTGCGCATTTGCTCGAGCCGCTTCAATTCGGTGATATCATGGAAAATGAGCAGGATCCCCTTCCATTCGTCATGATTCCCGATGATAGGCGCCCCATATATTTCAAAGTGCTTGCGCTCGATGGCAAGCGGTATCTTCACCTGGCGTTTTATCGTTTTTTCGGTTCGGAAAATCTCTTCGATGATCGAGATGACTTCCTGATCTTTAATGACCGAATAATATTCCTGAAACAAAAACGTAGCGGCATCCACACGGAAGCTTTTTTTGAATTCTCGGTTGATTACGGTGGTATAGCCCTTACTGTCTATAAGCAGGACGCCGCTTCCGATATTTTCAACAAGCGTTTCCAAGCGATCCTGATTCATTTCCCTCGCTATCTCGGTTTCTTGCAGGTTCCTTGCCAATATGTTCAAGGACGTCGTCAGCATCCCCGTTTCATCCGAATGCCGTTCCAATGTCCGAGTCCCATAATTCCCTTTGGCCAATTCAATGGCTGCCATCGTCGCTTCCTCGATCGGCCGGGTATAATAAGAAGTGATTTTACTGGCAAGCATGAGAATGATGATCAAGGCCACACCTAAACAAATGATCAAAATTTGCCACATTTGCTTATTCACCTGATGAATGGCTTCGATTTCGTTGCTATGTACGACAAAACCTTCAATCTTGCCATCCTTTTCAATCGTCTTCCAATAATAATGAAGGTCCGAGTCCCCTTCAACCACTTCATACCCTTCCCCATGCTTACGCCCTTTTTCCAACGTAATTTCACGAAGGACATTTGCGTGGTTCTTGAGTATCTCATTGGATGAAGTCGAATCGTATAATATCTCCCCGTTCGTTGAGAGAATGGTTAAGTTCGAATCCAGGAGGGGCGTCAGCTTTGCCGTTTTCCCTTTTTCCAAAAAGGAGTCGATCCCCCCATGTTCTTGAATATATGTAGATATGAAAAATGTTTCATTCTGTATACGCTCATTAAAAGTTTTAATATAATAGCTTTTGAACAAATGTCCCAATAAAAAGCCCACGGCCATCAGGACGACCATCACAAGCGTGATGAGGGTAAACAGGAGCTTTTTACGATAGGTTGTCATTCCTTTTTCGGCTCCTCAAGCTTATAGCCCAAGCCCCTGATCGTTTTGATATATAAAGGTTTTTTTGTATCTTTCTCGATTTTTTCACGAAGGTGGCTAATATGCACATCGACGATCCGGGAATCCCCCGCAAAATCATAATTCCATACTGCACTGAGCAGCTGGTCCCTCGTTAATACCCTTCCTTTATTCTTCGCCAAATATAATAGTAATTCAAATTCCTTTGGTGTCAATTCCAATTGCTGTTCATCAAAGAATGCTTCGTATCGATCAGGAAACACTTTCAATTCCCCCAACTCCAAGAGACCATCTTCCTGATCCTGACCTGCCTCACTTCCATTGGATTGCAGCTGCGACCTTCTTAGTATGGCTTTAATTCTTGCCACAACCTCACGTGGACTAAATGGCTTGGTTAAGTAATCATCAGCTCCAAGTTCAAGTCCCAGCACTTTGTCAAATTCATCGTCCTTGGCTGTCAGCATCAGGATCGGTATATTGATTTTCTGCTGGCGGAGCTGTTTACATACCTCAAGCCCATCCATTTTCGGCAGCATCAAATCCAATACGACCAAATCGGGACGTACATCCACAGCAGCCTGAAGGCCTTCTTCTCCATCCAAAGCCGTGATCACCGAATAGCCTGCTTGTTCTAGGTTGTACTGAAGTAAGGTAACGATTGATTGTTCATCATCCACTACGAGAATTTTCTTTGACATTAGATCCTCCTGCAATATGTATTACCCCATAGACCAAATTCTTCAGTCTACTCATCCAATTCCATTATAAAGAATATTATCTGAAATTTACACATAAAAAAAATCATCGATCCGATTCCACTTTTTCATTGTCCCCAATCAGTCGGGTAAAAAAACAGCCCGAATATGGGGAGATAGGCATTGGCCTACCCCCCATGTCCGGGCATTTGATATCAAGGGAACCTACAAGTCTCCCTTACTGAAGGACTTGCATGACTGCTTTAACTGAGTCAACCGATTTGGAAAGCGCCGCTTTTTCGTCGTCAGTCAATTCAAGTTCAATGATTCTTTCAATGCCGTTAGCACCTAATACAGCCGGCACACCGAGGTAAATTCCTTCGAATCCGTATTCACCTTCAAGATAGGCGATTGACGGAAGAACACGGCGTTGGTCTTTGAGGATCGCTTCAGCCATTTCCACCAGGGACGCAGCAGGTGCATAATAGGCGCTGCCGTTTCCAAGAAGGTTCACGATTTCC
Coding sequences within:
- the polA gene encoding DNA polymerase I, with product MDKKLVLIDGNSIAYRAFFALPLLNNDKGVHTNSVYGFTMMLNRILAEEKPTHILVAFDAGKTTFRHATFKEYKGGRQKTPPELSEQFPFIRELLDCFQIKRYELENYEADDIIGTLSLQAEKDGFEVKVISGDKDLTQLSSPSTTVSITKKGITEIEEYTPKHIHEKYGLSPLQIIDLKGLMGDASDNIPGIPGVGEKTALKLLHQFETVENLLQSIEEVSGQKLKEKIEEHKDLALLSKELATITREAPIEVSLNETEYSGIDQDRVISFYKELGFSTLLDKLDVAETVPLEQEKIEVKTAEMTEGMYADESALYVEILEDNYHRADIIGIAISNELGHFYFHGDSALNSAAFKSWAEDGTKKKTVFDAKRTVVALRHRGVEIKGIDFDVFLASYILDPAESVDEVAEITKTQGAIRLETDDVFYGKGAKRMIPGEAELSEHIARKSKAILSLKGPMIDRLHDFEQFHLLTDLELPLSIILANMEWQGIKVDIGRLKNMGQELAGRLRTIEARIFDLAGEAFNINSPKQLGAILFEKLELPVMKKTKTGYSTSADVLEKLESKHDIVKEILLYRQLGKLQSTYIEGLLKVVNGKSDKVHTRFNQALTQTGRLSSTDPNLQNIPIRLEEGRKIRQAFIPSEKDWIIFAADYSQIELRVLAHIANDSGLVEAFQAGMDIHTRTAMDVFHVSAEEVTSNMRRQAKAVNFGIVYGISDYGLSQSLGITRKEAGEFIEKYLRSFPGVQEYMEESIHEARQKGYSTTLMQRRRYIPEITSRNFNIRSFAERTAMNTPIQGSAADIIKLAMINMNKRLIKEGLKTRMLLQVHDELIFEAPPEELEILKVIVPEEMENAIGLNVPLKVDYAFGPTWFDAK
- a CDS encoding protease modulator HflC, with the translated sequence MSGKIIDFTELKKGDFHWRGYFRIGIFLIIFIVLLLIVFTNVYIVKEGEYKVVRQFGEVVRIDKTPGLKAKVPFIQSVMTLPKYQMSSDVSEAEINTKDKKRMLIDNYAVWRIEDPKKLITNARTFENAETKMEEFIYSAVRSELGQLNYDEIINDEKSSRGSLNDRITEKVNELLQNDNYGISLTDVRIKRTDLPAENEASVFKRMISERESKAQEYLSKGDATKNRIVADTDRKVKELLSTAEANAEVIRAEGEGEAAKIYNKSFSKDPEFYKLYRTLESYKKTIGDQTVIVLPSDSPYASLLMGNTK
- the hflK gene encoding FtsH protease activity modulator HflK; the encoded protein is MISLKRIYTITGLVFLIIILGVVAITTWYTVDESDQAVIMTFGKVEETITEPGLHVKLPWPIQSVEKLSKETFSLKFGYKEEDGEVKDYPSETKMITGDENIVLADLVVQWKITDPPKYLYNADDPEKILYDTTSAALRSIIGSTKIDDALTSGKAKIEADVRELLTQLMEKYDVGISISAVKLQDVELPNEEVRKAFTNVTDARETANTKRNEADKYENKRMNEAVGEKDAILSQANGDKAARTEAARGDVAVFEKLYSEYKGNKGITKDRLIIETLEGVLPNAEIYIMNDDGNTMKYLPLRSLEKEETKKAPAPEEDAADMEAKKENPSEEKATAEGGAQR
- a CDS encoding glyceraldehyde-3-phosphate dehydrogenase, coding for MNSRIAINGFGRIGRMVFRKAILDESLDIIAINASYPAETLAHLLKYDTIHGKFDGIIVAEDDSLVVNGRRVQLINNRDPKQLPWKEMNIDIVIEATGKFNERSKAALHLEAGAKRVILSAPGKNEDVTIVMGVNEEVLEIDKHFIISNASCTTNCLGPVAKVLDEKFGINNGLMTTIHSYTNDQNNIDNPHKDLRRARAAAESIIPTTTGAAKAISLVLPQLKGKLHGMAIRVPTPNVSLVDLVVDLNQDVTIDDVNQAFIDASENELKGILEFTTEPLVSCDFKTNPHSAIIDGLTTMMIGDRKVKVLAWYDNEWGYSNRVVDLVKLVASELKKTAEVELSVK
- the ytaF gene encoding sporulation membrane protein YtaF gives rise to the protein MWLQIIFLAFAVSIDGFGVGMTFGMRKMKIPLKSIAVISFCSALSLGIAMVIGQFISQLISIDAAEKTGGIILIFLGAWMVYQYFKPDKDQKDDRYHEKIIFNFEIKSLGVVINILQKPLNADFDKSGTITGVEALVLGFALSLDAFGAGVGAAMIGISPIILAACIAVMSSIFIWSGIQSGKLLSNNKVVQHLTFLPGVLLILIGLFKL
- the mutM gene encoding DNA-formamidopyrimidine glycosylase, which encodes MPELPEVETVRRTLEQLVLGKEIKEVSVFWPKIIKAPEPIEQFQHALKGQTIHQIGRRGKFLIFTLDEYSMVSHLRMEGKYGVHQKEEPYDKHTHVIFTFTDDSELRYRDVRKFGTMHLFAKGEELERLPLLHLGPEPLSEDFTVEGLRAKLARTNRKIKPVLLDQTVVVGIGNIYVDESLFRSGIHPERIASSLSLEEIEKLHAEIIATLGEAVEKGGSTIRSYVNSQGQIGMFQLELNVYGRKGEDCKTCGTPLEKLVVAGRGTHICPRCQPLI
- the coaE gene encoding dephospho-CoA kinase (Dephospho-CoA kinase (CoaE) performs the final step in coenzyme A biosynthesis.); its protein translation is MGQIIGITGGIASGKSSVSLYLQELGFTIIDADLASRAVVEPGEEAFHQVVRAFGEDILLADGTIDRAKLGSIIFHDQEKRLLLNSIVHPAVRKWMRLKTEEALAAGKETVFMDIPLLFESKLTYMVEKTLLIYADERVQLERLMNRNGLSEAEALARIHSQMPLADKKALADAIIDNNGELRETKKQVRAILNEWHVI
- the speD gene encoding adenosylmethionine decarboxylase; protein product: METMGRHVISELWGCDFEKLNNIDLIEKIFVDAALKSGAEVREVAFHKFAPQGVSGVVIISESHLTIHSFPEHGYASIDVYTCGNLDPNIAADYIAEALNAQTRENIELPRGLGPVQIKKTNISAL